The genomic segment GCGAAAGAACAAGGCGTGTTCGTTCAGGTGGTTCCGAAGCAAAAGCTCGATCAGATGGCGGACGGCAAAAATCACCAAGGCGTAATTGCTTCTGTCGCGGCACACCGCTATGCGGAACTCGAAGACTTGTTTCGTCGAGCCGAAGAACGGGACGAGCCCCCTTTCTTCGTGCTTTTGGACGAGCTCGAAGACCCGCATAATCTCGGTGCCATCTTGCGTACGGCGGACGCGACGGGCGTGCACGGTGTGATCATTCCGAAGCGGCGTTCATCGGGGTTGACATCCGTTGTAGCAAAGACGTCTGCCGGGGCGATTGAATACGTTCCCGTCGTGCGCGTTACGAATCTCGCGCGAACGATGGATGCGTTGAAAAAAAGAGGGATTTGGTTCGCGGGTGCGGCCGGTGAGGCGGAACAGGATTACCGGGAGGCACCGTTGGACATGGCCATTGGTCTCGTCATCGGGAATGAGGGAAAAGGCGTCAGTCGGCTTGTGAAAGAAAAATGCGATTTCCTCGTACGGCTGCCGATGGCCGGCAAGGTGTCTTCGCTGAACGCTTCGGTTGCTGCGGCGCTGCTCATGTACGAGGTCTACAGGAAACGACGCCCTTCGGGAGTGTAGCCGGTGGATATTTTATTAGTTGACGGTTACAACATGATTGGGGCTTGGCCGGATTTGAAGAAACTGAAAGAAACCGATTTTGCGGCAGCCCGCGATTTGCTGATTGAGAAAATGGAAGAGTATCAAGCGATAACCGGATTCCGGGTGATCGTCGTCTTCGATGCCCATTCCGCTGCGGCGGGGTTGCGGCGGGAAGACGGCCGCTCCGTCGAAGTTATTTTTACAAGGCAAAATGAAACGGCCGATGAAAGAATCGAGAAGCTCGCGATTTCTTTGAAGAATGCGAACACGCAAGTTCACGTGGCGACTTCCGACGCGACCGAACAATGGGCGATCTTCGGGCAAGGGGCATTGCGGAAATCCGCCCGCGAGTTGTACAACGAAGTCTGCCGCATGGAAAGGCAAATTACCGCCAAATTAATCGAAGAGTGCCAAAAAAAACCATTCGGAAAAATAAACTTTCCTTCGAAAATCGCCGATATATTTGAAAAGTGGCGGCGCGAAGGCAAATAGACCCTTGACCGTGTCGAAAAATTTACTGTATAATATTGCTACTAGACTGCTACCAGGTTATGAGTCGGGGGGATGGTTGTGAGTTTTGACCTCAAGTTGAAGTCCCATGCTGTTATGTACGATACATTGGAAGACGAGCGTTTGGTCGATTGTGTGCATAAAGGCGATAACAAGGCCCTGGAATATTTAATTGATAAGTACAAGAATTTCGTGAAAGCGAAAGCGAGGTCGTATTTTCTCGTCGGAGCCGACAGGGAAGACATCATTCAAGAAGGCATGATCGGCCTGTTTAAAGCGATCCGCGATTTTCAAGACGATAAATTATCCTCGTTCAAGGCGTTTGCTGAACTTTGCATAACAAGGCAGATGATTACCGCGATCAAAACGGCGACCCGGCAAAAGCACATTCCTCTCAACTCTTATGTTTCGTTGGACAAGCCCATTTATGACGAAGATTCGGACCGCACGCTGCTCGACGTCATTTGCGGTTCAAAGGTGAGCGATCCGGAAGAAACAATCATTCATCAGGAAGAATTCGACAATATAGAGGGAAAAATGTCGGAAATTTTGAGCGATTTAGAACAAAATGTGCTCATGCTCTACTTGGATGGACGTTCCTACCAAGAAATCTCGGTAGATTTAAATCGTCACGTGAAATCAATTGATAATGCGCTGCAAAGAGTCAAACGGAAATTCGAACGATATTTGGAACTGAAGGAAGTCCGCATCTAAGCAGGGGAAACCCTGTTTTTTCTTTTTCGGCGACCGGGCCTTGCCTTCGCGTTGACACTGTTGCGAAGCGTGTGATAGAGTGGTAAAAGTGGTATTAGAGTGCGGACAAGCAGGTGAAACAGATGGCTAACAAGAACAAGGTCGCCTTGGCCTGTGCGGAATGCGGGAGAAGAAACTATTCATTCCCGAAAAGCCGTTCCCGGACGGAACGGGCAGAATGGAAGAAGTATTGCAAGTATTGCAAGTCTCATACGATTCATCGTGAAACTAAGTAAGCATTGGAAGCTGGAGGTACACTGAAGATGGCGAACCCAATTGAA from the Bacillales bacterium genome contains:
- the rlmB gene encoding 23S rRNA (guanosine(2251)-2'-O)-methyltransferase RlmB, coding for MTSEWIIGRNPVREALKAGREINKIWMADHARGSMRALLGLAKEQGVFVQVVPKQKLDQMADGKNHQGVIASVAAHRYAELEDLFRRAEERDEPPFFVLLDELEDPHNLGAILRTADATGVHGVIIPKRRSSGLTSVVAKTSAGAIEYVPVVRVTNLARTMDALKKRGIWFAGAAGEAEQDYREAPLDMAIGLVIGNEGKGVSRLVKEKCDFLVRLPMAGKVSSLNASVAAALLMYEVYRKRRPSGV
- a CDS encoding NYN domain-containing protein translates to MDILLVDGYNMIGAWPDLKKLKETDFAAARDLLIEKMEEYQAITGFRVIVVFDAHSAAAGLRREDGRSVEVIFTRQNETADERIEKLAISLKNANTQVHVATSDATEQWAIFGQGALRKSARELYNEVCRMERQITAKLIEECQKKPFGKINFPSKIADIFEKWRREGK
- the sigH gene encoding RNA polymerase sporulation sigma factor SigH, which translates into the protein MVVSFDLKLKSHAVMYDTLEDERLVDCVHKGDNKALEYLIDKYKNFVKAKARSYFLVGADREDIIQEGMIGLFKAIRDFQDDKLSSFKAFAELCITRQMITAIKTATRQKHIPLNSYVSLDKPIYDEDSDRTLLDVICGSKVSDPEETIIHQEEFDNIEGKMSEILSDLEQNVLMLYLDGRSYQEISVDLNRHVKSIDNALQRVKRKFERYLELKEVRI
- the rpmG gene encoding 50S ribosomal protein L33 — encoded protein: MANKNKVALACAECGRRNYSFPKSRSRTERAEWKKYCKYCKSHTIHRETK